From Brassica rapa cultivar Chiifu-401-42 chromosome A06, CAAS_Brap_v3.01, whole genome shotgun sequence:
GAAGCGGTGGTGTTTGTCTAAGCATCTCAGCTAAGGGCTTATCAATCACAGGGATTGATGATCGTCGATACTGGAGTCATATTCCCACTGATGAATCTCGGTGAGTTTTTTCTTTCTCACTCTTCCTTGGTTTCAATTAATGTATAAACTTTTTaattgattcttcttctttgcaggtTTGCTTCCGTGGCTTACCTTCAACAAACCTGGTGGTTTGAAGTCGACGGTGAGATTGACTTCCCGTTCCCGGCAGGAACCTACAGTATCTTCTTCAGGGTGCAGCTAGGACAGTCTGGCAAGTGGTTTGGTCGACGGGTCTGTAATACAGAACAAGTCCATGGTTGGGACATTAAACCGGTTCGGTTTCAGCTCTGGACTGAAGATGGTCAATACTCCTCTTCTCAATGCATGTTAACCGAGCGGGCGAGGTGGAACCACTACCACGGTGGAGATTTTGTTGTCCGGGAATCAAGAAGGTCGTCGACGAAGATAAAATTTTCGATGACGCAGATCGATTGTACACATACCAAAGGCGGGTTGTCACTAGACTCTGTAATCGTATACCCGAGCTCGTGTAAAGACCGGTTGAACCGGAGTCCGGTTTAGTCAGAGGTCAAAGCTGTATACGGTCTTTAGCCTTTTGTAGACGTAGTAACATACTAGCTATCATCAGCCTTTAGAGAAATGAATGTGGCTCGTCCTCTTCCTAGTACTCTTGTTGATTTTCAGTAGATTGTTTAGTGGGATTATTGTCAAAACAAAACACTATGGTCTTGTGTTAGACTTACCTCTGCAAGCAAATGGGATTTTGCACATAACATCTAGCTACCCTTTTGAATATTATGATCAATTTCTTTTGTATGAGTTGTATAAGAATATATGATCAATTACTTTCACTTACAATCAATTGATAGATGGGGGCTTTGCATGAAGAACCCACCTTGGCAAAGCCAACAATATGTTTTGATCTTATGGTTCAAtcaacataaataatataataaaccGGTTTTCTGACGAACCGACATTTGCGCCGGTCTAgagatatatatacacacaaatcACACAATCTCGTTTTATAtttgcatcatcatcatcatcaccgaTTCAGGCCTataagctttttttttctccCTAAACATCGCTTTCCTCGAGATTGCTCTCTAGGGTTTCGATCTTCGTTAACTCTTTTTTCGATTCCTCGGGATTCGATACGGTGTTAGTCTCCTCCTCCCGTCAATTTCGCCTCGATTCGCTCCATTGGGGGTCCCCATCACCACCCTTTCTGATCGGCTTCATCTCGGGAGAAAAAGGTCGCATCTTTTCGTGATTCCTCGAGGTTCGTTACCTTCCCTAGTTTCATGACCTTTAGTTCGATTGAGTGTAGCTTTTTAGCTGTTTCGATCTAAGCATTTCgcgggaaaaaaaaaactgtgtgGGGGAAGTTTGTAAGTCATtgaatcttcttcttccactgTTCTGTAGAGTATACGTATGTAAAGTCCTTTCCTTTTGATAATTGATTCGTTTGTTCTGTTTCTGTAGGAGAAAGACTGATCCTTTTGATCCTTATGTAAGTGATTCTGATGTGTGGTGAGATTGGTTACTATCTGTTTCGATGAGGAAGAAGCGGAAAGGTAGTGAAGCTGAAGGTTCGGAGGAGGATCTATCATGTGCAACTACTGCATCTCGATCATCCAACTTCAGGTCACACTTCTCACT
This genomic window contains:
- the LOC103871985 gene encoding F-box protein PP2-A12 isoform X1; translation: MGASHSALHKDLSSSSSSSSCLGDLPEDCVAQIVENLDPIEICRLSKLNRAFRGASWADFVWESKLPPNYEAFLERILGGFPENLQKRDIYACLCRVNSFDQGTKKVWIDKRSGGVCLSISAKGLSITGIDDRRYWSHIPTDESRFASVAYLQQTWWFEVDGEIDFPFPAGTYSIFFRVQLGQSGKWFGRRVCNTEQVHGWDIKPVRFQLWTEDGQYSSSQCMLTERARWNHYHGGDFVVRESRRSSTKIKFSMTQIDCTHTKGGLSLDSVIVYPSSCKDRLNRSPV
- the LOC103871985 gene encoding F-box protein PP2-A12 isoform X2, whose amino-acid sequence is MGASHSALHKDLSSSSSSSSCLGDLPEDCVAQIVENLDPIEICRLSKLNRAFRGASWADFVWESKLPPNYEAFLERILGGFPENLQKRDIYACLCRVNSFDQGTKVWIDKRSGGVCLSISAKGLSITGIDDRRYWSHIPTDESRFASVAYLQQTWWFEVDGEIDFPFPAGTYSIFFRVQLGQSGKWFGRRVCNTEQVHGWDIKPVRFQLWTEDGQYSSSQCMLTERARWNHYHGGDFVVRESRRSSTKIKFSMTQIDCTHTKGGLSLDSVIVYPSSCKDRLNRSPV